One window of Maribacter algicola genomic DNA carries:
- a CDS encoding sterol desaturase family protein, with protein sequence MKTFFWILIFLGTFSFMEFMAWFTHKYIMHGFLWSLHKDHHHKDHDSWFERNDAFFIFYAIVSMSLFYTGANGFWYGYPLGFGILAYGIAYFFVHDIFIHQRFKIFRNANNWYARGVRRAHKIHHKHLGKKDGECFGMLVVPFKYFKK encoded by the coding sequence ATGAAAACTTTTTTTTGGATACTTATTTTTTTGGGCACATTTTCGTTCATGGAATTTATGGCATGGTTCACCCATAAATATATCATGCATGGTTTTCTATGGTCTTTGCATAAAGACCATCACCATAAGGACCATGATTCATGGTTTGAAAGAAACGATGCCTTCTTCATTTTCTATGCAATAGTAAGTATGTCCTTATTTTATACCGGAGCCAATGGATTTTGGTATGGATATCCCCTCGGTTTTGGAATCTTGGCCTACGGCATCGCATACTTCTTTGTGCACGATATCTTCATTCACCAAAGATTTAAAATTTTTAGAAATGCCAATAACTGGTATGCCCGGGGCGTTAGACGTGCCCACAAAATACATCATAAGCATTTGGGCAAAAAGGATGGGGAATGCTTTGGTATGTTGGTCGTTCCTTTCAAATATTTTAAAAAATAG
- a CDS encoding phytoene/squalene synthase family protein encodes MKITFDKVSYQCSKIVTEKYSTSFALATKMLHNSIRGDIYNIYGFVRFADEIVDTFHDYDKKTLFDKFEEELAAALENKISLNPILNSFQYTFHKYNIPMHLVDSFMKSMRADLTKNVYKSDAEYKEYIYGSADVVGLMCLKVFVKGCDQSYENLKDSAMALGSAFQKVNFLRDVKADFEELNRSYFPNANLAALDEVAKKEIVDEIRKDFEEGYNGIVKLPIEAKFGVYTAYRYYYRLLKKLQDTPSTEIKSTRIRVPDYEKFGLLARSYVKYKMNLV; translated from the coding sequence ATGAAAATTACTTTTGACAAGGTATCCTACCAGTGTAGTAAAATAGTTACCGAAAAATACAGTACATCGTTCGCCTTGGCAACCAAAATGCTTCATAACTCCATACGTGGGGATATTTATAATATTTACGGTTTTGTTAGGTTCGCGGATGAAATCGTGGATACTTTCCATGATTACGACAAAAAAACTCTTTTTGATAAATTTGAGGAGGAACTTGCTGCTGCACTTGAAAACAAAATAAGCCTGAACCCCATTCTTAATTCCTTTCAATATACATTTCATAAATACAATATTCCAATGCACTTGGTAGATTCGTTTATGAAAAGCATGCGTGCAGACCTTACCAAAAATGTTTATAAAAGCGATGCGGAATACAAGGAGTATATTTACGGCTCTGCCGATGTAGTAGGCTTAATGTGCTTGAAGGTCTTTGTAAAAGGGTGCGATCAATCTTATGAGAATCTCAAGGATTCCGCTATGGCACTAGGTTCGGCGTTTCAAAAGGTAAACTTCCTTAGAGATGTAAAAGCCGATTTTGAAGAACTGAATCGTTCCTATTTTCCAAATGCTAATTTGGCAGCATTGGACGAAGTTGCGAAAAAAGAAATCGTTGATGAGATACGGAAGGATTTTGAAGAAGGATACAATGGAATCGTTAAATTGCCTATTGAAGCTAAATTTGGAGTATATACGGCCTACAGGTACTATTACAGATTATTAAAAAAATTGCAGGACACGCCATCCACGGAGATTAAAAGCACTCGAATTAGAGTTCCTGATTACGAAAAATTTGGCCTTTTGGCAAGGTCCTACGTTAAATATAAAATGAACCTGGTTTAA
- a CDS encoding phytoene desaturase family protein, with protein MKRNIAIIGSGFSSLSAACYLAKSGHEVAIYEKNETIGGRAAQYIKDGFTFDMGPSWYWMPDIFEKFFNDFGKSTKDYYELDKLSPAYKIFFADDVITIGDCMDKICEEFERLESGSSQQLRKFIALAQENYEIAINKIVLRPGISPFELVTKETVLKVDQFFKTISSEVRKRFKNPKLIATLEFPVLFLGAKPSDTPSFYSFMNFADFGLGTWHPQGGMYQIIRAMGNLAEELGVKIHTGSNVEKILVSNKKCKGIICNGETILADIVVSGADYHHSESLLDQEYRQYSEAYWKKKTFAPSSLLFYIAFNGKLKNVEHHNLFFDTDFEQHAEEIYDNPKWPTNPLFYANFPSKTDQSMAPKGCETGFFLVPIAPGLEDTKELRDQYFDLILNRFEKKTDQKVSEKILFRETFCVNDFVERYNSYKGNAYGMANTLSQTAFLRPKLKSTKVKNLYFTGQLTVPGPGVPPSLISGKLVSELLTKNN; from the coding sequence ATGAAAAGGAACATAGCTATCATAGGATCCGGTTTCTCCTCGCTCTCCGCGGCCTGTTATCTTGCCAAGTCCGGCCACGAAGTAGCCATATACGAGAAAAACGAAACCATTGGTGGCAGGGCCGCACAATACATTAAAGATGGATTTACCTTCGATATGGGCCCCAGCTGGTATTGGATGCCGGATATTTTCGAAAAGTTTTTCAACGATTTTGGAAAATCTACGAAAGATTATTATGAACTAGATAAGTTAAGTCCAGCCTATAAAATTTTTTTTGCTGATGATGTTATTACCATTGGCGACTGTATGGATAAAATTTGTGAGGAATTTGAACGCCTTGAATCCGGAAGTTCCCAACAACTAAGAAAATTCATTGCCCTTGCACAAGAGAATTATGAAATCGCTATCAACAAAATTGTCCTAAGACCCGGAATATCGCCTTTTGAATTGGTCACAAAGGAAACCGTTCTAAAGGTGGACCAATTTTTTAAAACTATTAGTTCCGAAGTTAGAAAAAGATTCAAAAACCCAAAACTTATAGCAACATTGGAGTTTCCTGTGCTTTTCCTGGGTGCAAAACCAAGTGATACTCCCTCTTTTTATAGTTTTATGAATTTCGCTGATTTTGGTTTGGGTACATGGCACCCCCAAGGTGGTATGTACCAAATAATCAGGGCCATGGGAAATTTGGCAGAAGAACTTGGCGTCAAGATACATACCGGTTCTAACGTAGAAAAAATATTGGTTTCCAATAAAAAATGTAAAGGGATTATCTGTAATGGTGAAACGATTCTCGCCGATATTGTTGTAAGCGGAGCGGATTACCACCATTCCGAGTCCTTATTGGACCAAGAATACAGACAGTACTCTGAAGCTTATTGGAAAAAAAAGACATTTGCTCCCTCATCCCTGTTGTTCTACATCGCATTTAACGGAAAACTGAAAAATGTTGAGCACCACAACTTATTCTTTGATACGGATTTTGAACAGCACGCAGAAGAGATTTATGACAATCCTAAATGGCCCACAAATCCCCTTTTCTATGCCAATTTCCCTTCCAAAACAGATCAAAGCATGGCACCCAAGGGTTGTGAAACAGGATTTTTTCTGGTACCCATTGCCCCAGGTCTGGAGGATACCAAAGAACTAAGGGATCAATATTTTGATTTGATATTGAATAGGTTCGAAAAAAAAACCGATCAAAAAGTCTCGGAAAAAATTCTATTTAGGGAAACATTTTGTGTGAACGATTTTGTAGAAAGGTACAATTCCTACAAGGGTAATGCCTACGGTATGGCGAACACGCTTTCCCAGACCGCATTTTTAAGACCAAAATTAAAAAGTACTAAAGTCAAGAACCTTTATTTTACAGGTCAGCTTACGGTTCCTGGCCCTGGTGTACCCCCATCGCTAATTTCTGGTAAATTAGTTTCTGAACTTCTAACTAAAAATAACTAA